The sequence ACATCTGGAAGTTCAGGTTCAAGAGCTATAAAAGGGTTAGTATAATACTTGCTATTATCAACAGCTATTGTAATTAGTCTACTACCCAGATCTAAGATGTCCTTAACCTTATTGTCAAAGGGAGGTCTACTTGCCACCTCCACTGAAATAACCTTTTTTGCCCCTAGTTTACTAGCTAAGTTTACAGGTAAATTATTAGTAAGACCACCATCTACGAAATAACATTTTTTATAGTTTACTCCCTTATAAATTAAGGGAATTGCTATGCTTGACCTAACAGCTAAATACAAGGGTATATCATCTATAACCAAACCTTTGAACTCTTTGAATAGTTCCGGTTTGTTCGTGAATATTACATCTAACCCGCAGTTTACATCAACAGCAGTGATTGCTATGGGCTTTATTAACTCTGAGATTTTTATGTCTCCATAGATCTTGCGCAGTATTTTAGTAATCCTTTCTCCTTCTAGTAAGCTCCAGTGCGCAGTGTCTTGAAAGCTAAACTTGCCTAAGATTACCCTAACTTTTAGTTTTATAAAGTTCCACAGGTTGGGCCTGATGTCTAGTAGATCACTTTTGCTTAAGTTCAAAGCTATTTTTTCTAATGCTTCATAAGGCATGTCTAACGCTACGGCTGCAGCCATTATAGCACCAACACTACTGCCACTTACTGCCCCAATGTATATGCCATCTAGCTGAATTCCTTTTATTACGCCTATGTGTGCTATCCCACTTTGCCCTCCACCACTAAAGCTTAATCCCAACATTTTTATCACCTCTGTACAATTTACACAAAAAAGCAATAAAAGGTGCAAAAAAAGACAATAAAAAAACCGCCTATTTCGGCGGATTTTTAAGATACTGAAAAGCGAATTTTTTTGTCATCTTTGCTATAGAGCGTTAGTTCGACAGTTTCTGTTAGTATATCAGCATAAGAAAACGATAAGCGTCTATTGAAGTTCTCTTCGTTAATAAGAACTAAGAAATGGGATGGATAAATTTGCTCTAAAATACCTGTTCGTTCCATCGCTTTTTTTCTGCCTCGGTTGGCTTTTAGAGAGATTTTTTTGCCAATGTAGCCCTCTAAATCGTTCTTAATAGCAGCCAAGGTGGTTTTTGTAGCCAAAGACATCACCTCATAAAATAATTTTATTTAATTCTAACATTTCCGAGGCTTTTTGTCAAGTGAATAAATATTATAGCAACTTTTATTGTAATCTGTCAAGAGTAAATTTCAACTAAACCTTCAACTACTGCCTCAGCTACTAGTTTTTGGTTTGCTTCATTTCTAATCAACGTCTCTTCAGTAGGATTTGTTAGAAAAAGTGGTTCTATCAATATAGCTGGCATCTTTGTTTCTCTAAGCACATAAAAATTTGCTTGCTTTACTCCTCTATTTCTTCTTTGTAGCTTTTTAATTAGATAATTTTGAACTGTACTAGCTAGCCTTGAGCTTTGATTACTTCCTCGAGTGTGCCAGTAAGTCTCTGTACCATTGGCTGATGGATCACTAAATCCATTGTAATGGACACTAACAAAAACATCTGCATTATTTTTGTTAGCAATATTGACTCTTTCTGCTAAAGAGACGTTTTTATCTGTCCTCCTTGTTAATAATACATTTGCACCTAACTGAACTAACATTTTTTCAATGATTAAACTAGTACTTAGTACAACATCTTTTTCCCTAGTTCCTCTTGGTCCTACTGCACCTACAGAAGTGCCACCATGCCCTGGATCTATAACAATGGTTAAACCATCTAGTAGCAGTTTCTGTTCATCAGGAGGCGTTGGACCAGCAGCATCTTTCTTTTTTATTATTACCAGAACTTCACCACCTGATTTTTCAATAGTACTTTGATATTCATCCTCAAGTTGAACTTCAATCATTGTTGATTGAGAGTCACTTTTCTTTAAGTTAAGTTCTTTAATACCGTTCAATGTTTTTCCCCCTTTACAGAATATGGTGATTTGGGTAGACCAAGTCTGAATTTTCCCCTTGTTTCCATACCACCTATACCATCTATCCCGGTAATCGTGTTTTCTATAACATCATATATACATACCGATTCCATAATGGATGTAAAGTTGATCTTTTCCATTATAAAAACTGGGTCTAGGCAGTGAATTAAAATTCTTTGTGGTGAACTGGCAAAATTCGCTCCAGCATCTAAGATAGCCTCGTAGTGTGATTGACAAGCACCAGCAAAAATAACTAAATCATCCCTGTTAGGTTCAAACTCCCTAGCTGCCAGCACAGCATCGACGAAGTATTTAGATGTTCTGTAATTCTTTAAGTCGGTAAAATCATTATGCTTTTTTGCTAAGCCATCATGTCCTGTTAATACTAAAGTGTCGGGATTATGCTTTTTTAGTAGACTTCTCACAATTTTAGGTTGTTCACTTTCCGGGATATGGTAAGGGTACACTTTAAGCCCAAGCTCTTTGTACGCTTCTGTACAGATATCCAAATACTCTTTATCTCCATCTAAATGCACTATTGTCCCAGGTACTTCAAAATAATTTTTTATATCTTTATGTCTTTTATCTCTTGAAAGACTATAACTTTTTCGCTGTAATGTTCTTTTTGCTTCCACATCATTAATAAGTCTAAAACTAATGTTTAATATCCTTTTTCTATACTCTGAAATCTCTTTAGGGGATAAGGGGCTCAAGTCTGAAAATTGAGCGTCTGCTAATAGCCTTACATCAACTCCCTTTAGGTAGGCTATCTCCTTCTCTTTATTGATTGATATTATTTCAAAATATATATCATTGCCATATGATCTTCTTCCTACTATGTCTCCTATATTAAACTCCATGGTATACCTCCTTTCTTAATACTAGTTTATGATGTAAAAAGATTATGGTGAAAGGGTATATGTAATAATTTTGATTACCCATGGTGGCTTGATAGCATATAATTAACTAACCCCTTATTAGGAGTGGTAATTATGTTAACCGCCGTTATTCCTGCACGAAATGAAGCAGAAAGGATAGAACGTGTATTAAACCATTTACTTTTTATTGGAATTAAAAACATTGTAATTGTTGTTAACGGATGCCATGATGATACACATCAGATAGTAAAAAATAAATACCCTCAAGTAAAAATACTGCATTTTTCTGAGCCATTAGGTATAGACATCCCCAAAGCAATTGGCTGTTCGTGGGCGTTACAAAACGGAGCTAGTGATGTTTTATTCTTTGATGGAGATATGGTAGGTGAGATCACTAAAGAGCTATCTATGCTTGTATCAACCCATTTTGAAAATGGTTATGACCTAACACTTACAGACTGCTACCCGGCTCCTATTGAAAGGGATAATATACCCCAGAGGATCTTATATCCACGGCTTCACCTTAACCAACTGCTAAGTATTGATAATTTAATTGGATTTTCTAGCCCTTCCCATGGGCCCCATATACTCACAAGAAAAATACTGCAATCATTTGACCTAAAAGATTTAGCTGTCCCCCCTGTGATACTCTCACATGCACGTAAAAATGGATATCAGGTTGGTATAGGTGTGTCTATTCCTGAAGTTAGGTTAGGTTCAAAGGTGAAGAATCAAGAACATAATATGCAAATTTACGATACCTTGTGGGGAGATTGTGCAGAAGCAATTTCGGTTTATCTAAATCTCCCCCGAAATCGATTCTTTTATGGTCATTACTATGATGGGTACAACTCCAAGCGGCGTTTTGATCTATTAGATTCCTACCTAAAAAACACTACCCCCTATGGGTAGTGTTTTACTTTGTATGCCTATCTGCCACTTTACTTGCAGCAAAGGAATTTGGCTTAATAAGTATCTTATATCCTCTATCCTCCATATATTTTATTATCTCTTTTATAAGTATTTTTGTTTCCCCATTTTGCCCCACATCCACATGAATTTCAAGATTCCCTTTTACATATCCTTCCATACTATTCGTCTTTAGGGTATCAGCTGTATCTAAAGACATCTTAGTTTCTATATATATTTTCTCTCTCAAGGGAACTGGTTCTAATCTCTTTTGAGTCCTTAAATAATAAGTACCACCTTTACCTATTCTGTATATTACTATAACTGTTACAAATGTCAATTTGTTGCCTTTTTGTTGTGAATCTGTACCAATGATTATTTTAAAAAAATCTTCGGGGTATTGTCCAATCAATTTTGAAATATGATTTCTTATGCTTTTAATTTCCACTTTGTTACCCTTTGGATCCTCAAAAATCATCAGTATCAGCCACCTTAATAGTCTATTGTTTATAAAGGGTGTCTGAAAGGTGAGCGAACTCTTCGATACTTAAAGTTTCTCCCCTTCTATTTCCCTCAATATTTATCTCCTTTAATAGATTATTAAGTTGTTCTTTATTTAATTCCCTTAGTCCTGATAAATTGTTTAACAAAGTTTTCCTCCTTTGACTAAATGCCTTTCTAACAACCTTAAAGAAAAAATCTTGAGATTCTACCTGTATTTTGTTTTCAACTTTTATGTTTAGAACGGCAGAATCTACCTTGGGTGCTGGAAAAAAAGCAGAAGATGGGGCTTTGGTGACCATTTTGGGTGTTCCGTAGAAGTTCACAGCCACTGATAAAGCTCCGTAATCCTTTCCACCTGGGTTAGCAACTATTCTTTGTGCCACTTCTAATTGCATCATAAGGGTTAAACTGTCCCATGGGAGATCTGTTTCAAGGATTTTGAATATTAGGGGTGTTGTAATGTAGTAGGGTAAATTTGCAGCAACTTTAAGTTTTTTGTCTTTATGTGGTTCAAGTAGCCTTTTAAAGTCTATCTCCAAGGCATCGGAATGAATTAAATGAATGTTGGGATACGGCGAAAAATGCTCTTTTAAAATGGGAATTAGATCATTATCTATCTCTATAGCATACACAGTGGCCCCTTTTTGTGCCATTTCTACAGCCAGTGTTCCTATCCCAGGACCTATTTCAACTATTACAGAATCCTCGTCAGCCTCAGTTGCATTTATTATTTTATCCAGTATATTTTTGTCTATTAGAAAATTTTGACCAAACTTTTTTTTGAATCTAAATTCGAACTCAGAAATTATACCTTTTACTTTTGAGATAGAGTATAAACTATCCATTATTTTCACCCCTAACTTTCTTTAAAGCTTCATCAAACTCTTGTCTACTTATACCATAGGTATTTAATCTACTTAAAAAGGTTTTAGCATTTCCGTATCCTATCCCTAAGATTGCTCCAATTTCTGCTCTGTTTGTAGATGCTTTAGAGCTTAGGGCTAAATCATTTTCTATTAAGTCTAAGGTTGTGAATTCTTCTCTTTGTTCCTCATAATTCTTATTTTTATTACTTACCTTGTGAACTTTTTTTAATGCCTCTCTAATCACCTCAGGATCCACATTCTCGATTCCTATGTCATTTTCTTTAGTAGCTTTCCCCCTTGGAATAAAACAATGCTTAACCCCTGGTACATGCTCTTCTATTTTCTTTCTAATTATCTCTCCCATATGATCAGGATCTGTTAATACTATTACTCCTCTTTTCTCATGGGCAATCTTTATCCTCTGAATTATCTGGCTATTTAGCCCAAATCCACTCGTTATAATAATTTCTGCCTCGGGTACGGCCCTCTTTACAGCATGAAAATCATTTTTACCTTCCACGACAATAACTTCTCGCATCTATTTCCTCCATGTATATATAATAAAGGGAAGCTTAGCCCCCCTTATTTATTATTTCAGCTTTATTTTAATCCTAGTCTAAAAAATTTATTAGCATTTGTAGTAGTTTTAGCTGCTACTTCTTCTGGTTCAACACCTTTGATCTGAGCTATTTTTTCTATTACATACTTTACATAGTAAGGGTAGTTTAGTTTGCCCCGATAGGGTTCAGGGGTTAGATAAGGGCAGTCCGTTTCAACTAGTAAGTATTCAAGGGGTATATTTTTAACAACCTCTACAGTCTTTTTGGCGTTTTTAAATGTGATAGGACCACCTATGGATAGCATATAACCCTTCTTAACCAACTCCTTCGCCGTTTCAAGGCTACCGGAGTAGCAGTGGAATACGCCTCCGTTAATTGGATTTGGAAAATCGTCTATTATAGAAAGCATATCTCCCATGGCATCCCGTTGATGAATAACAAAGGGTTTTTTTAAATCAAATGAAAGACTTAATTGCTGTGCAAATACCATCTTTTGAGTTTCCCTTGGTGATAAATCATAATAGTAGTCCAGCCCTATCTCACCTATGGCAACAACCTTACTATTTTTAGATAAATCCCCCAACTGATTCAAATAACCCTGTTGACTTTC comes from Alkalicella caledoniensis and encodes:
- a CDS encoding Veg family protein, giving the protein MATKTTLAAIKNDLEGYIGKKISLKANRGRKKAMERTGILEQIYPSHFLVLINEENFNRRLSFSYADILTETVELTLYSKDDKKIRFSVS
- a CDS encoding N-acetylmuramoyl-L-alanine amidase family protein, with amino-acid sequence MNGIKELNLKKSDSQSTMIEVQLEDEYQSTIEKSGGEVLVIIKKKDAAGPTPPDEQKLLLDGLTIVIDPGHGGTSVGAVGPRGTREKDVVLSTSLIIEKMLVQLGANVLLTRRTDKNVSLAERVNIANKNNADVFVSVHYNGFSDPSANGTETYWHTRGSNQSSRLASTVQNYLIKKLQRRNRGVKQANFYVLRETKMPAILIEPLFLTNPTEETLIRNEANQKLVAEAVVEGLVEIYS
- the rsmA gene encoding 16S rRNA (adenine(1518)-N(6)/adenine(1519)-N(6))-dimethyltransferase RsmA, whose translation is MDSLYSISKVKGIISEFEFRFKKKFGQNFLIDKNILDKIINATEADEDSVIVEIGPGIGTLAVEMAQKGATVYAIEIDNDLIPILKEHFSPYPNIHLIHSDALEIDFKRLLEPHKDKKLKVAANLPYYITTPLIFKILETDLPWDSLTLMMQLEVAQRIVANPGGKDYGALSVAVNFYGTPKMVTKAPSSAFFPAPKVDSAVLNIKVENKIQVESQDFFFKVVRKAFSQRRKTLLNNLSGLRELNKEQLNNLLKEINIEGNRRGETLSIEEFAHLSDTLYKQ
- a CDS encoding TatD family hydrolase, yielding MRYKMIDSHCHMENPKYQGNVDDLIRDCVDEGIIAMVNTGYDIPSSKQSILLSEKYEQVYATVGIHPHDAKESQQGYLNQLGDLSKNSKVVAIGEIGLDYYYDLSPRETQKMVFAQQLSLSFDLKKPFVIHQRDAMGDMLSIIDDFPNPINGGVFHCYSGSLETAKELVKKGYMLSIGGPITFKNAKKTVEVVKNIPLEYLLVETDCPYLTPEPYRGKLNYPYYVKYVIEKIAQIKGVEPEEVAAKTTTNANKFFRLGLK
- the yabG gene encoding sporulation peptidase YabG, yielding MEFNIGDIVGRRSYGNDIYFEIISINKEKEIAYLKGVDVRLLADAQFSDLSPLSPKEISEYRKRILNISFRLINDVEAKRTLQRKSYSLSRDKRHKDIKNYFEVPGTIVHLDGDKEYLDICTEAYKELGLKVYPYHIPESEQPKIVRSLLKKHNPDTLVLTGHDGLAKKHNDFTDLKNYRTSKYFVDAVLAAREFEPNRDDLVIFAGACQSHYEAILDAGANFASSPQRILIHCLDPVFIMEKINFTSIMESVCIYDVIENTITGIDGIGGMETRGKFRLGLPKSPYSVKGEKH
- a CDS encoding ribonuclease H-like YkuK family protein, whose protein sequence is MIFEDPKGNKVEIKSIRNHISKLIGQYPEDFFKIIIGTDSQQKGNKLTFVTVIVIYRIGKGGTYYLRTQKRLEPVPLREKIYIETKMSLDTADTLKTNSMEGYVKGNLEIHVDVGQNGETKILIKEIIKYMEDRGYKILIKPNSFAASKVADRHTK
- a CDS encoding patatin-like phospholipase family protein yields the protein MLGLSFSGGGQSGIAHIGVIKGIQLDGIYIGAVSGSSVGAIMAAAVALDMPYEALEKIALNLSKSDLLDIRPNLWNFIKLKVRVILGKFSFQDTAHWSLLEGERITKILRKIYGDIKISELIKPIAITAVDVNCGLDVIFTNKPELFKEFKGLVIDDIPLYLAVRSSIAIPLIYKGVNYKKCYFVDGGLTNNLPVNLASKLGAKKVISVEVASRPPFDNKVKDILDLGSRLITIAVDNSKYYTNPFIALEPELPDVSLGDFNETSRLIDGGYKSYLEKREKILKNY
- the rnmV gene encoding ribonuclease M5: MREVIVVEGKNDFHAVKRAVPEAEIIITSGFGLNSQIIQRIKIAHEKRGVIVLTDPDHMGEIIRKKIEEHVPGVKHCFIPRGKATKENDIGIENVDPEVIREALKKVHKVSNKNKNYEEQREEFTTLDLIENDLALSSKASTNRAEIGAILGIGYGNAKTFLSRLNTYGISRQEFDEALKKVRGENNG
- a CDS encoding glycosyltransferase family 2 protein, with translation MLTAVIPARNEAERIERVLNHLLFIGIKNIVIVVNGCHDDTHQIVKNKYPQVKILHFSEPLGIDIPKAIGCSWALQNGASDVLFFDGDMVGEITKELSMLVSTHFENGYDLTLTDCYPAPIERDNIPQRILYPRLHLNQLLSIDNLIGFSSPSHGPHILTRKILQSFDLKDLAVPPVILSHARKNGYQVGIGVSIPEVRLGSKVKNQEHNMQIYDTLWGDCAEAISVYLNLPRNRFFYGHYYDGYNSKRRFDLLDSYLKNTTPYG